Proteins encoded in a region of the Halarcobacter mediterraneus genome:
- the rplS gene encoding 50S ribosomal protein L19, which yields MKNRYIASFEAAQIAEKEIPQFRAGDNVRLGVEIKEGEKKRVQTFEGIVIARQGNGVDATFTVRKIGANSVGVERIFPLYSESLKSFEVTRRGRVRRAKLHYLRGLTGKAARIKELKK from the coding sequence ATGAAAAATAGATACATTGCAAGCTTTGAAGCAGCGCAAATTGCAGAAAAAGAAATTCCTCAGTTTAGAGCAGGGGATAACGTTAGACTTGGTGTTGAAATTAAAGAAGGTGAGAAAAAAAGAGTTCAAACTTTCGAAGGTATAGTAATTGCAAGACAAGGTAACGGTGTTGATGCAACTTTTACTGTTAGAAAAATTGGAGCTAACTCTGTTGGAGTTGAAAGAATCTTCCCATTATATTCAGAGTCTTTAAAGTCTTTTGAAGTAACAAGAAGAGGTAGAGTAAGAAGAGCTAAATTACATTACCTTAGAGGTCTTACAGGTAAAGCTGCAAGAATTAAAGAACTTAAAAAGTAA